Proteins encoded in a region of the Streptomyces sp. NBC_00310 genome:
- a CDS encoding adenine phosphoribosyltransferase, which translates to MTELAEVTTLLLSRIRDVADYPVPGVMFKDITPLLADPAAFTALTDALAELALRHGATKIVGLEARGFILGAPAAVRAGVGFIPVRKAGKLPGATLGQAYDLEYGSAEIEVHAEDLTAGDRVMVIDDVLATGGTAEASLQLIRRAGAEVAGVAVLMELSFLAGRQRLESALAGAPLEALITV; encoded by the coding sequence ATGACCGAGCTCGCAGAAGTCACGACGCTGCTGCTCAGCCGCATACGCGATGTCGCGGACTACCCGGTGCCGGGCGTGATGTTCAAGGACATCACCCCGCTGCTGGCCGACCCGGCGGCGTTCACCGCGCTGACGGACGCGCTGGCGGAGCTGGCCCTGCGGCACGGCGCCACGAAGATCGTCGGCCTGGAGGCCCGGGGCTTCATCCTGGGCGCCCCGGCCGCCGTCCGCGCGGGCGTCGGCTTCATCCCCGTACGCAAGGCGGGCAAGCTCCCCGGAGCCACGCTCGGCCAGGCCTACGACCTGGAGTACGGCTCCGCCGAGATCGAGGTGCACGCCGAGGACCTGACCGCGGGCGACCGCGTCATGGTCATCGACGACGTCCTCGCCACCGGCGGCACCGCCGAGGCCTCCCTCCAGCTGATCCGCCGCGCGGGCGCCGAGGTCGCCGGTGTGGCGGTCCTGATGGAGCTGTCCTTCCTGGCGGGCCGGCAGCGCCTGGAGTCCGCGCTGGCCGGGGCCCCGCTGGAGGCCCTGATCACCGTCTGA
- a CDS encoding peptidylprolyl isomerase, producing MVSQDQRRRQLAREKFLRQQQRRTSARRKAHVRNAVIASVLGVILVGSVALYTTDVLKGDDKKDNASAEVSPSTSPSASKAPDPCEKPAAGKVKKLTYKKEPAITVDKTAKYTMDLRTTCGSIPITMDAAKAPHTVNSFNFLVNKGYLDHTKCHRLTTQGIYVLQCGDPQGTGMGGPGYTIPDENLKDSRLKGDVYPAGTVAMANQFNAQTGEGKNSGGSQFFLVFQDSPLPANYTPFGTISEAGMKVLTKIAKAGENTGMGDGTPNATVVIDKATVKKS from the coding sequence GTGGTCAGCCAGGATCAGCGGCGGCGTCAGCTCGCCCGGGAGAAGTTCTTGCGGCAGCAGCAGCGACGCACGTCCGCGCGGCGCAAGGCCCATGTCCGCAACGCCGTGATCGCCTCGGTCCTCGGCGTGATCCTGGTGGGCAGTGTGGCGCTCTACACGACCGACGTCCTCAAGGGCGACGACAAGAAGGACAACGCGAGCGCCGAGGTGTCCCCGAGCACCTCGCCCAGCGCCAGCAAGGCGCCGGACCCCTGCGAGAAGCCGGCCGCGGGCAAGGTGAAGAAGCTCACCTACAAGAAGGAACCCGCGATCACCGTCGACAAGACCGCGAAGTACACGATGGATCTGCGGACGACCTGCGGTTCCATCCCCATAACGATGGACGCGGCGAAGGCCCCGCACACCGTGAACTCGTTCAACTTCCTGGTGAACAAGGGCTACTTGGACCACACCAAGTGCCACCGGCTCACCACGCAGGGCATCTACGTCCTGCAGTGCGGTGACCCCCAGGGCACCGGCATGGGCGGTCCCGGCTACACGATCCCGGACGAGAACCTGAAGGACTCGCGCCTGAAGGGCGATGTGTACCCGGCGGGCACGGTCGCGATGGCGAACCAGTTCAACGCCCAGACGGGCGAGGGCAAGAACAGCGGCGGCAGCCAGTTCTTCCTCGTCTTCCAGGACAGCCCGCTGCCGGCCAACTACACCCCGTTCGGCACGATCTCCGAGGCGGGCATGAAGGTCCTCACGAAGATCGCCAAGGCCGGCGAGAACACCGGCATGGGTGATGGGACGCCCAATGCGACCGTTGTGATCGACAAGGCGACTGTCAAGAAGTCCTGA
- a CDS encoding DUF349 domain-containing protein, translated as MSSDPWGRVDETGTVYVRTADGEQVVGSWQAGSPEEALAYFERKYEGLVVEIGLLEKRVKTTDLSAKDAQAAIDHIREQVDAHHAVGDLNALKVRLDKLVETVEARREERKQQRAKQSDEARHAKEALVTEAEELAQSDQWRSAGERLRALVDTWKGLPRLDRKSDDELWHRFSHARSAFSKRRKAHFAQLDAQREDARKTKEKLVAEAEALSNSTDWGPTAARYRELMADWKAAGRAQREHEDDLWNRFRGAQDVFFAARSSVFAERDAEQSENLKLKEELAGEAEKILPVTDLKTARAAFRSVNERWEAIGHVPRDARPKVEGRMHAVERAIQEAEEAEWRRTNPEARARAAGLTGQLQAAVDKLTGQIEAARAQGNNARADKLQRELDGRQALLDQALKGLQEFGG; from the coding sequence GTGAGCAGCGACCCGTGGGGCCGCGTCGACGAGACGGGGACCGTGTACGTGCGTACGGCCGACGGCGAGCAGGTCGTCGGTTCCTGGCAGGCCGGCTCCCCCGAGGAGGCGCTGGCCTACTTCGAGCGCAAGTACGAGGGCCTGGTTGTCGAGATCGGCCTCCTCGAGAAGCGTGTGAAGACCACCGACCTGTCGGCGAAGGACGCCCAGGCCGCTATCGACCACATTCGCGAGCAGGTGGACGCGCACCACGCCGTCGGTGACCTGAACGCGCTCAAGGTGCGGCTGGACAAGCTCGTCGAGACGGTCGAGGCACGCCGCGAGGAGCGCAAGCAGCAGCGGGCGAAGCAGTCCGACGAGGCTCGGCACGCCAAGGAGGCCCTGGTCACCGAGGCGGAGGAACTGGCCCAGTCCGACCAGTGGCGGTCCGCCGGTGAGCGGCTGCGCGCGCTGGTGGACACCTGGAAGGGTCTGCCGCGGCTGGACCGCAAGTCCGACGACGAGCTCTGGCACCGCTTCTCGCACGCCCGCTCGGCGTTCTCCAAGCGTCGCAAGGCCCACTTCGCGCAGCTCGACGCGCAGCGCGAGGACGCCCGCAAGACCAAGGAGAAGCTGGTCGCGGAGGCCGAGGCGCTGTCGAACTCGACCGACTGGGGTCCCACGGCGGCGCGCTACCGCGAGCTGATGGCCGACTGGAAGGCCGCGGGCCGCGCCCAGCGCGAGCACGAGGACGACCTGTGGAACCGCTTCCGCGGCGCCCAGGACGTCTTCTTCGCCGCCCGCAGCTCCGTGTTCGCCGAGCGTGACGCGGAGCAGTCGGAGAACCTCAAGCTCAAGGAGGAGCTGGCCGGGGAGGCGGAGAAGATCCTGCCGGTGACGGATCTGAAGACGGCCCGTGCCGCCTTCCGCTCGGTCAACGAGCGCTGGGAGGCCATCGGCCATGTGCCGCGCGACGCCCGCCCGAAGGTCGAGGGCCGGATGCACGCGGTGGAGCGGGCGATCCAGGAAGCCGAGGAGGCCGAGTGGCGCCGCACCAACCCGGAGGCCCGCGCCCGCGCCGCCGGTCTCACGGGCCAGCTCCAGGCCGCCGTCGACAAGCTGACGGGCCAGATCGAGGCCGCCCGCGCCCAGGGCAACAACGCCAGGGCCGACAAGCTCCAGCGCGAGCTCGACGGCCGCCAGGCCCTGCTGGACCAGGCGCTGAAGGGTCTGCAGGAGTTCGGCGGCTGA
- a CDS encoding MBL fold metallo-hydrolase, which yields MLIAGFPAGAWGTNCYLVAPAAGEECVIIDPGHQATQGVEETLKKHRLKPVAVVLTHGHIDHVASVVPVCGAHDVPAWIHPEDRYMMSDPEKALGRSIGMPLMGELTVGEPGDVKELTDGAKLELAGLELSVAHAPGHTKGSVTFRMPENTEIPSVFFSGDLLFAGSIGRTDLPGGDMAEMLDSLARVCLPLDDSTVVLSGHGPQTTIGQERATNPYLRQVAAGGQGAGPTTPPRRGM from the coding sequence GTGCTCATTGCCGGGTTCCCCGCCGGGGCCTGGGGGACCAACTGTTATCTGGTCGCCCCCGCCGCCGGTGAGGAGTGCGTGATCATCGACCCGGGCCACCAGGCCACCCAGGGAGTCGAGGAGACGCTGAAGAAGCATCGGCTCAAGCCCGTCGCCGTCGTCCTCACCCACGGCCACATCGACCACGTGGCCTCGGTCGTCCCGGTGTGCGGCGCGCACGACGTACCGGCGTGGATCCACCCCGAGGACCGGTACATGATGAGCGACCCCGAGAAGGCGCTCGGCCGTTCCATCGGCATGCCGCTCATGGGCGAGCTGACCGTGGGGGAGCCGGGTGACGTCAAGGAGCTGACCGACGGCGCGAAGCTCGAACTGGCCGGTCTGGAGCTGTCCGTCGCGCACGCGCCCGGCCATACCAAGGGGTCGGTGACCTTCCGGATGCCCGAGAACACGGAGATCCCCTCCGTGTTCTTCTCCGGGGATCTGCTCTTCGCCGGCTCCATCGGACGCACCGACCTGCCCGGCGGTGACATGGCCGAGATGCTCGACTCGCTGGCCCGCGTGTGCCTGCCGCTCGACGACTCGACCGTGGTGCTGTCCGGCCACGGCCCCCAGACGACCATCGGCCAGGAGCGCGCCACCAACCCGTATCTGCGGCAGGTGGCCGCCGGCGGCCAGGGAGCGGGTCCGACGACCCCTCCCCGACGAGGAATGTGA
- a CDS encoding vitamin K epoxide reductase family protein, translating to MSKTTVKDVSAAQREHPEVPRTVGGSRAFAILLLITGAAGLLASWVITLDKFKLLEDPNFTPGCSLNPVVSCGNIMKSDQASVFGFPNPMLGLVAYGIVIGVGMSLLARATYPRWYWLTFNAGTAFGVGFVTWLQYQSLYNINSLCLWCCLAWVATILMFWYVTSFNIRHGFLPAPGWLKSFFGEFTWVLPVMHIGVIGMLILTRWWDFWTS from the coding sequence ATGAGCAAGACGACAGTCAAGGACGTCTCCGCCGCCCAGCGGGAACACCCCGAGGTCCCGCGCACGGTGGGCGGCAGTCGTGCCTTCGCGATCCTGCTGCTGATCACCGGCGCGGCCGGGCTGCTCGCGTCCTGGGTCATCACGCTCGACAAGTTCAAGCTGCTGGAGGACCCGAACTTCACCCCCGGGTGCAGCCTCAACCCGGTGGTCTCCTGCGGCAACATCATGAAGAGCGACCAGGCGTCCGTCTTCGGGTTCCCCAACCCGATGCTCGGCCTCGTCGCGTACGGCATCGTCATCGGCGTCGGCATGAGCCTGCTCGCCCGGGCGACCTACCCGCGCTGGTACTGGCTGACCTTCAACGCGGGCACCGCCTTCGGCGTCGGCTTCGTGACCTGGCTCCAGTACCAGTCGCTGTACAACATCAACTCGCTCTGCCTGTGGTGCTGCCTCGCCTGGGTCGCCACGATCCTGATGTTCTGGTACGTGACGTCCTTCAACATCCGGCACGGCTTCCTGCCCGCGCCCGGCTGGCTGAAGAGCTTCTTCGGCGAGTTCACCTGGGTCCTGCCCGTGATGCACATCGGCGTCATCGGCATGCTGATCCTGACTCGCTGGTGGGACTTCTGGACCAGCTGA
- the hisS gene encoding histidine--tRNA ligase, whose product MSTFQAPKGTYDLLPPRSATFLAVREAIAGPLRNSGYGYVETPGFENVELFARGVGESTDIVTKEMYAFETKGGDRLALRPEGTASVLRAALEANLHRQGNLPVKLWYSGSYYRYEQPQAGRYRHFSQVGAEAIGAEDPALDAELIILADQAYRSLGLRDFRILLNSLGDKECRPVYRAALQEFLRGLDLDEDTLRRAEINPLRVLDDKRESVQKQLGDAPLLRDYLCDACKAYHEEVRELITAAGVSFEDDPKLVRGLDYYTRTTFEFVHDGLGSQSAVGGGGRYDGLSEMIGGPALPSVGWALGVDRTVLALEAEGVELELPAATSVFAVPLGEEARRLLFAKVTELRKVGIAADFSYGGKGLKGAMKNANRSGARYTVVAGERDLAEGVVQLKDMESGEQVAVGVNEIVAELEARLG is encoded by the coding sequence GTGAGCACCTTTCAGGCCCCCAAGGGCACGTACGACCTGCTGCCGCCCCGTTCCGCGACTTTCCTCGCGGTCCGTGAGGCGATCGCCGGCCCGTTGCGCAACTCCGGGTACGGCTATGTCGAGACGCCCGGCTTCGAGAACGTCGAGCTCTTCGCGCGCGGTGTGGGAGAGTCGACCGACATCGTGACCAAGGAGATGTACGCATTCGAGACGAAGGGCGGCGACAGGCTGGCCCTGCGCCCCGAGGGCACCGCGTCCGTACTGCGTGCGGCACTTGAGGCGAACCTGCACAGGCAGGGCAACCTCCCGGTCAAGCTCTGGTACTCGGGCTCGTACTACCGCTACGAGCAGCCGCAGGCGGGCCGCTACAGGCACTTCTCCCAGGTCGGCGCGGAAGCCATCGGTGCCGAGGACCCGGCCCTGGACGCCGAGTTGATCATCCTGGCGGACCAGGCGTACCGCTCGCTGGGCCTGCGCGACTTCCGCATCCTGCTGAACAGCCTGGGCGACAAGGAGTGCCGTCCCGTCTACCGGGCCGCGCTGCAGGAGTTCCTGCGCGGCCTGGACCTGGACGAGGACACGCTCCGCCGCGCGGAGATCAACCCGCTCCGGGTCCTCGACGACAAGCGCGAGTCGGTCCAGAAGCAGCTCGGGGACGCCCCGCTGCTGCGCGACTACCTCTGCGACGCCTGCAAGGCGTACCACGAGGAGGTGCGCGAGCTGATCACGGCGGCGGGCGTCTCCTTCGAGGACGACCCGAAGCTGGTGCGCGGCCTGGACTACTACACCCGCACCACCTTCGAGTTCGTCCACGACGGACTGGGTTCGCAGTCCGCGGTGGGCGGCGGCGGCCGCTACGACGGCCTCTCCGAGATGATCGGCGGCCCCGCGCTGCCGTCGGTCGGCTGGGCCCTCGGCGTCGACCGCACCGTCCTGGCCCTGGAGGCGGAGGGTGTCGAGCTCGAACTCCCGGCCGCCACCAGCGTGTTCGCCGTCCCGCTCGGCGAGGAGGCCCGCCGCCTCCTGTTCGCCAAGGTCACCGAGCTGCGCAAGGTGGGCATCGCGGCCGACTTCTCGTACGGCGGGAAGGGCCTGAAGGGCGCGATGAAGAACGCCAACCGGAGTGGTGCGCGCTACACGGTCGTGGCCGGTGAACGCGACCTCGCCGAGGGCGTCGTCCAGCTCAAGGACATGGAGTCCGGCGAGCAGGTCGCCGTCGGCGTGAACGAGATCGTGGCAGAGCTGGAGGCCCGGCTCGGCTGA
- the secF gene encoding protein translocase subunit SecF, which produces MSKLGDLGARLHRGEVGYDFVGNRKLWYGVSILITITAILGLGVRGMNMGIEFQGGAVFTTPKTSVSVSQAETYAEEASGHDAIVQKLGNDTLRIQISGVDTGKSDQIKDDLAKDLKVDSEAINADLVGPSWGDQIANKAWQGLGIFLVLVVIYLAIAFEWRMAIAAFVALIHDITITIGIYALVGFEVTPGTVIGLLTILGYSLYDTVVVFDSLKEQTKDITKQSRWTYSDVANRSINSTLVRSINTTVVALLPVAGLLFIGGGVLGAGMLNDISLSLFVGLAAGAYSSIFIATPLVADLKEREPQMKALKKRVLAKRAQAERDVDPTGDESYDDEPADVTPAVVGPRAQSGSRSRGRGGKRR; this is translated from the coding sequence ATGTCGAAGCTCGGTGACCTCGGAGCCCGACTCCACCGCGGCGAGGTCGGTTACGACTTCGTCGGTAACCGCAAGCTCTGGTACGGCGTCTCCATCCTGATCACCATCACGGCCATCCTCGGCCTGGGGGTGCGCGGCATGAACATGGGCATCGAGTTCCAGGGCGGTGCCGTCTTCACCACGCCGAAGACGAGCGTCTCGGTCTCCCAGGCCGAGACGTACGCCGAAGAGGCCTCCGGCCACGACGCGATCGTCCAGAAGCTCGGCAACGACACCCTGCGCATTCAGATCTCAGGTGTGGACACGGGCAAGTCGGACCAGATCAAGGACGACCTCGCCAAGGACCTCAAGGTCGACTCGGAAGCGATCAACGCCGACCTGGTCGGCCCCAGCTGGGGTGACCAGATCGCCAACAAGGCCTGGCAGGGCCTGGGGATCTTCCTGGTCCTCGTGGTGATCTACCTGGCGATCGCGTTCGAGTGGCGCATGGCCATCGCCGCCTTCGTCGCCCTGATCCACGACATCACCATCACCATCGGCATCTACGCCCTCGTCGGCTTCGAGGTGACGCCGGGTACGGTGATCGGTCTGCTGACGATCCTCGGTTACTCGCTCTACGACACGGTCGTCGTCTTCGACAGCCTCAAGGAGCAGACGAAGGACATCACCAAGCAGAGCCGGTGGACCTACAGCGACGTCGCGAACCGCTCGATCAACAGCACCCTGGTGCGGTCGATCAACACCACGGTGGTCGCGCTGCTGCCGGTCGCAGGCCTGCTGTTCATCGGTGGCGGTGTCCTCGGCGCGGGCATGCTCAACGACATCTCGCTGTCGCTGTTCGTCGGCCTCGCGGCAGGCGCGTACTCGTCGATCTTCATCGCCACGCCGCTCGTCGCCGACCTCAAGGAGCGCGAGCCGCAGATGAAGGCCCTCAAGAAGCGCGTGCTCGCCAAGCGGGCCCAGGCCGAGCGCGACGTGGATCCGACAGGCGACGAGTCGTACGACGACGAGCCGGCGGACGTCACCCCCGCGGTCGTCGGCCCGCGTGCCCAGTCCGGGAGCCGCAGCCGGGGCCGGGGCGGGAAGCGGCGATGA
- the secD gene encoding protein translocase subunit SecD, translating to MAAPKKGRSASAQGKPGRALALILIAIVALTGGMFASGHTTPRLGIDLAGGTSITLTAINEPGQPNAINKTNMDTAVEIMSRRVNGLGVSESEVQTQGRDNIIVNIPKGTNSKEARDQVGTTAKLYFRPVLQVEASGATATPSAPPSSSGSASPSPTTSDDTDKAASSESASPSATATSQGRAVTDAIKADPTPSTTSSESPKASESAPAASPTADPQIQALQAAYAKLDCTDPKQQAQAGKGKSTEPVVACGKENGGWSKFVLGPVGVDGTEITKAEAILDTTQGSGWKVVMNFDSKGEKKFTDVTTTLSSQTSPQNQFAIVLDDEVVSHPEVNGPITGGKAEISGSFTQEEAQNLSNMLSYGALPLTFKESSVTTVSPALGGEQLEAGLIAGAIGLALVMIYLIVYYRGLSLIAIASLLASAILTYVIMTLLGPTIHFALNLPAVCGAIVAIGITADSFIVYFERVRDEIREGRSLRPAVERAWPRARRTILVSDFVSFLAAAVLFIVTVGKVQGFAFTLGLTTVLDVVVVFFFTKPLLTLLARTKFFGNGHSWSGLDPKRLGARPPLRRTRRPAAPADPKEA from the coding sequence GTGGCAGCACCGAAGAAGGGCCGGAGCGCGAGCGCCCAGGGCAAGCCTGGGCGCGCGCTGGCCCTCATCCTGATCGCCATCGTGGCGCTCACCGGGGGAATGTTCGCCTCCGGACACACCACTCCGCGTCTCGGCATCGACCTGGCCGGTGGTACGAGCATCACGCTGACGGCGATCAACGAGCCCGGCCAGCCCAACGCGATCAACAAGACCAACATGGACACAGCGGTCGAGATCATGAGCCGTCGTGTCAATGGTCTGGGTGTGTCGGAGTCAGAGGTCCAGACCCAGGGCCGTGACAACATCATTGTCAACATTCCCAAGGGCACGAACTCCAAGGAAGCCCGGGACCAGGTCGGTACCACCGCCAAGCTGTACTTCCGTCCGGTCCTGCAGGTGGAGGCCTCGGGCGCGACGGCCACCCCGAGTGCCCCTCCGAGCTCCAGCGGCAGCGCCTCGCCGAGCCCGACGACCTCCGACGACACGGACAAGGCAGCCTCCTCCGAGTCCGCCAGCCCGTCGGCCACCGCCACCTCGCAGGGGCGTGCGGTGACGGACGCGATCAAGGCAGACCCCACGCCTTCCACGACCTCCTCGGAGTCCCCCAAGGCCTCCGAGAGCGCGCCGGCCGCCAGCCCGACCGCCGACCCACAGATCCAGGCGCTCCAAGCGGCGTACGCGAAGCTCGACTGCACCGACCCGAAGCAGCAGGCCCAGGCCGGCAAGGGCAAGAGCACGGAGCCCGTCGTCGCCTGTGGCAAGGAGAACGGCGGCTGGAGCAAGTTCGTGCTCGGCCCGGTCGGCGTCGACGGCACGGAGATCACGAAGGCCGAGGCCATCCTCGACACGACCCAGGGCTCAGGCTGGAAGGTCGTCATGAACTTCGACTCCAAGGGCGAGAAGAAGTTCACCGACGTCACCACCACGCTGTCGAGCCAGACCTCCCCGCAGAACCAGTTCGCGATCGTCCTCGACGACGAGGTGGTCTCCCACCCCGAGGTCAACGGGCCCATCACCGGCGGCAAGGCCGAGATCTCCGGCAGCTTCACGCAGGAAGAGGCCCAGAACCTCTCCAACATGCTGTCGTACGGCGCTCTCCCCCTGACCTTCAAGGAGTCCAGCGTCACCACGGTCAGCCCCGCGCTCGGTGGTGAGCAGCTGGAGGCCGGTCTGATCGCGGGTGCGATCGGTCTGGCCCTGGTCATGATCTACCTGATCGTCTACTACCGCGGCCTGTCGCTCATCGCCATCGCCTCGCTGCTGGCCTCCGCGATCCTGACCTACGTGATCATGACGCTGCTCGGCCCGACCATCCACTTCGCGCTGAACCTGCCGGCCGTCTGCGGTGCCATCGTCGCGATCGGCATCACAGCGGACTCGTTCATCGTGTACTTCGAACGCGTCCGGGACGAGATCCGCGAGGGCCGTTCGCTGCGGCCCGCGGTCGAGCGGGCCTGGCCGCGGGCCCGGCGCACCATCCTGGTCTCCGACTTCGTGTCGTTCCTCGCCGCCGCGGTGCTGTTCATCGTCACCGTCGGCAAGGTCCAGGGCTTCGCGTTCACGCTCGGTCTGACGACCGTGCTCGACGTGGTCGTCGTCTTCTTCTTCACCAAGCCGCTGTTGACGCTGCTGGCCCGCACCAAGTTCTTCGGCAACGGCCACAGCTGGTCCGGCCTGGACCCGAAGCGACTGGGCGCCCGGCCTCCGCTGCGCCGCACTCGCCGTCCCGCCGCCCCCGCCGACCCGAAGGAGGCCTGA
- a CDS encoding RelA/SpoT family protein produces MADEAQHLTAAKPESASGPAAKPAQNTTKANPESAATSAQGSVEHAQSAPADKAAGPSRPKPAAPESPAPAPTPAPPVRPAATGQPARSGSSNRVRARLARLGVQRSNPYNPVLEPLLRIVRSNDPKIETATLRQIEKAYQVAERWHRGQKRKSGDPYITHPLAVTTILAELGMDPATLMAGLLHDTVEDTEYGLDQLRRDFGDSVALLVDGVTKLDKVKFGEAAQAETVRKMVVAMAKDPRVLVIKLADRLHNMRTMRYLKREKQEKKARETLEIYAPLAHRLGMNTIKWELEDLAFAILYPKMYDEIVRLVAERAPKRDEYLAIVTDEVQQDLRAARIKATVTGRPKHYYSVYQKMIVRGRDFAEIYDLVGIRVLVDTVRDCYAALGTVHARWNPVPGRFKDYIAMPKFNMYQSLHTTVIGPNGKPVELQIRTFDMHRRAEYGIAAHWKYKQEAVAGASKVRSDQPRTTGKDDHLNDMAWLRQLLDWQKETEDPGEFLESLRFDLSRNEVFVFTPKGDVIALPASATPVDFAYAVHTEVGHRTIGARVNGRLVPLESTLDNGDLVEVFTSKAAGAGPSRDWLGFVKSPRARNKIRAWFSKERRDEAIEQGKDAIVRAMRKQNLPIQRILTGDSLVTLAHEMRYPDISALYAAIGEGHVSAQSVVQKLVQALGGEEAATEEMDEAVPPTRGRGRKRRGSNDPGVVVKGVDDVWVKLARCCTPVPGDPIIGFVTRGSGVSVHRSDCVNVESLSREPERILEVEWAPTQSSVFLVAIQVEALDRSRLLSDVTRVLSDQHVNILSAAVQTSRDRVATSRFTFEMGDPKHLGHVLKAVRGVEGVYDVYRVTSARRP; encoded by the coding sequence TTGGCAGACGAGGCCCAGCACCTGACCGCCGCCAAGCCCGAGTCCGCCTCGGGCCCCGCGGCCAAGCCCGCGCAGAACACGACGAAGGCGAACCCCGAGAGCGCCGCCACGTCCGCGCAGGGCTCGGTCGAGCACGCCCAGTCCGCGCCCGCCGACAAGGCCGCCGGCCCGTCGCGCCCCAAGCCCGCCGCACCCGAGAGCCCCGCGCCCGCGCCCACTCCGGCGCCCCCGGTACGCCCCGCCGCCACCGGCCAGCCCGCCCGCTCCGGCTCCTCCAACCGCGTACGCGCCCGGCTCGCCCGGCTCGGTGTCCAGCGCTCCAACCCGTACAACCCGGTCCTGGAGCCTCTGCTGCGGATCGTGCGCAGCAACGACCCGAAGATCGAGACGGCGACGCTCCGCCAGATCGAGAAGGCCTACCAGGTCGCCGAGCGCTGGCACCGAGGCCAGAAGCGCAAGAGCGGCGACCCGTACATCACGCACCCGCTCGCCGTCACCACCATCCTCGCCGAGCTGGGCATGGATCCGGCCACCCTGATGGCGGGCCTGCTGCACGACACGGTCGAGGACACCGAGTACGGCCTCGACCAGCTCCGCCGCGACTTCGGCGACTCCGTCGCCCTCCTCGTCGACGGCGTCACCAAGCTCGACAAGGTCAAGTTCGGCGAGGCCGCCCAGGCCGAGACCGTGCGCAAGATGGTCGTCGCCATGGCCAAGGACCCGCGCGTCCTGGTCATCAAGCTCGCCGACCGCCTGCACAACATGCGCACCATGCGCTACCTCAAGCGCGAGAAGCAGGAGAAGAAGGCGCGCGAGACCCTCGAGATCTACGCGCCCCTCGCCCACCGCCTGGGCATGAACACCATCAAGTGGGAGCTGGAGGACCTCGCCTTCGCGATCCTCTACCCCAAGATGTACGACGAGATCGTCCGGCTGGTGGCCGAGCGGGCACCGAAGCGTGACGAGTACCTCGCCATAGTGACCGACGAGGTGCAGCAGGACCTGCGGGCCGCCCGCATCAAGGCGACCGTCACCGGCCGCCCGAAGCACTACTACAGCGTCTACCAGAAGATGATCGTCCGCGGCCGTGACTTCGCGGAGATCTACGACCTGGTCGGCATCCGCGTCCTGGTGGACACCGTCCGCGACTGCTACGCGGCCCTGGGCACCGTCCACGCCCGCTGGAACCCGGTTCCGGGGCGGTTCAAGGACTACATCGCGATGCCCAAGTTCAACATGTACCAGTCGCTGCACACGACGGTCATCGGGCCCAACGGCAAGCCCGTCGAACTCCAGATCCGTACGTTCGACATGCACCGCCGCGCCGAGTACGGCATCGCCGCGCACTGGAAGTACAAGCAGGAGGCTGTCGCCGGCGCCTCCAAGGTGCGCTCGGACCAGCCGAGGACCACCGGCAAGGACGACCACCTCAACGACATGGCCTGGCTGCGTCAGCTGCTGGACTGGCAGAAGGAGACCGAGGACCCCGGCGAGTTCCTGGAGTCCCTGCGCTTCGACCTGTCCCGCAACGAGGTCTTCGTCTTCACACCGAAGGGCGACGTGATAGCGCTGCCGGCCAGCGCCACCCCCGTCGACTTCGCCTACGCGGTCCACACCGAGGTCGGCCACCGCACCATAGGCGCCCGGGTCAACGGCCGGCTGGTCCCGCTCGAATCCACCCTCGACAACGGCGACCTGGTGGAGGTCTTCACCTCCAAGGCGGCCGGCGCGGGCCCCTCCCGCGACTGGCTCGGCTTCGTGAAGTCGCCGCGGGCCCGCAACAAGATCCGCGCCTGGTTCTCCAAGGAGCGGCGCGACGAGGCCATCGAGCAGGGCAAGGACGCCATCGTCCGCGCGATGCGCAAGCAGAACCTGCCGATCCAGCGCATCCTCACCGGCGACTCACTGGTCACCCTCGCCCACGAGATGCGCTACCCCGACATCTCCGCCCTCTACGCGGCCATAGGCGAAGGCCATGTCTCCGCGCAGAGCGTGGTGCAGAAGCTGGTCCAGGCCCTCGGTGGCGAGGAGGCGGCCACCGAGGAGATGGACGAGGCCGTACCGCCCACCCGCGGCCGCGGCCGCAAGCGGCGCGGCAGCAACGACCCCGGTGTCGTGGTCAAGGGTGTCGACGACGTCTGGGTCAAGCTCGCCCGTTGTTGTACGCCCGTCCCCGGCGACCCCATCATCGGCTTCGTCACCCGCGGCAGCGGCGTATCGGTTCACCGCAGCGACTGCGTCAACGTCGAGTCGCTGTCCCGCGAGCCCGAGCGCATCCTCGAGGTCGAGTGGGCACCCACCCAGTCGTCGGTCTTCCTCGTCGCCATACAGGTCGAGGCCCTGGACCGCAGCCGTCTGCTGTCGGACGTCACCCGTGTCCTGTCCGACCAGCACGTCAACATCCTCTCCGCGGCCGTCCAGACCTCCCGCGACCGCGTCGCCACCTCCCGCTTCACCTTCGAGATGGGCGACCCGAAACACCTCGGCCACGTCCTGAAGGCCGTACGCGGCGTGGAAGGCGTGTACGACGTGTACCGGGTGACATCGGCACGGAGGCCGTAG